Sequence from the Streptomyces sp. NBC_00440 genome:
AGCGTCGGGAACTGGTGGCGGGGCGACCCGCCCCAGGCCCGGCTGATGTCGCCGTCCCGGCCGCCGTAGTGGTACGCGGCGACCATCAGGGCGGCGACCAGCCGCAGACCGTCGAGCGCGCGCAGCCGGCCGCCCGCGCGTACGGGCCGTCCATGGCCCGTACGCGCGGCGGGTATCGGCAGCGGCGCGTCGGGTGCGGGCGAGTCCGGTATCGGCAGCGGCGCTTCGCCGGAGCCGGGCGCGGCGGCGGACCCCGGTCCCTGGTCCTGGACCGCCGCGGACACCACCGCGGACCCCGGCGCGGAGACAGCGGCCGGGACAGCGGCGGGGAGTGGCACGGAGGCCGGACCGGGCGTCATCCCAGCGCGACTCTCTTGAGGGAACGGGCCCGCCGGGCCACCCGCCGTACCGTCGCGTTGCGCGGGATGAAGGCGAGCTGGGCCGGCAGCGCGCCCGGCAGCCCCAGCACGGTCAGCCGGCGGCGCTTGAAGTAGCGCCAGGTGTGGGCGTCCAGATGGCGGCTCAGATACGCCTCGGCCGCCGGCCGCAGATCGGGCCGCAACTGCGGCTGCATCGCGAAGCCCACGGCGGCGACGAGCCCCGGCAGATCGCCGGCGGGCGCGGTCCCGGTCGTGGCGCCGGGCTCCTCCAGACCGGGCAGCAGCGCGTCGACGACGGTCACCGGGACACGGTTGCTGTTCTGGTACGGGGCGAGCCGGTCGAGCAGCAGCTCCGTACCGGTGCGGGCGACCGGGATCCCGTAGAAGGCGCTCGCCGTCAGCAGCGCGGTGGAGAAGCAGCCGACCACCAGCGCCGGACGCGTCCGTTCGTACAGTGTCTCGGCGAGCAACGGTTCGGTCACCACGGTCAGTTCGGCGCCCAGCCGCTCCGCCTCCTGCTCCAGTAGCCGCGACCAGCGGGCCGGCGCCGTCGGGTGCGGCTTGAACACGACCGTGCGGTGGCCGCGCGCGACCGCCCCGCGCAGCATCCGTACATGGAGGTCCTCCTCCTCCTGCGGAGTGAGGATCTCCAGTGCCGAGAGGTACTGGCCGAGCAGCAGCGCCGGCGGCTCCGCGCACTCGGGCAGGCCCGTCGCGGACGCGGCCAGCTCGCCCAGGACCTTGCGGAAGGCGGCATCCGGCACGATCTCCGGCTCGACCCCGAACTCGGCGAGCAGCAGCGGCTTCAGGCCCGGCACCAGATCCAGATGGAGCAGCCGCCGGATCCGGGTGCCGATCAGCGGATCGATCTTGTTGCGGGTCGGGCCGTACGACATCAGCCCGTCCGCGTACACCGTGACCGGCGCGTCCTGGAAGAGCAGGGCGAGCGCCTGCGCCGGGTTGACCTGGACGGACTCGACCGCCAGCTCGATCCGGTCGTCACCGAGGTCCCAGAGCAGCCTCAACTGCCGTTCCCACAGCGGGATATCGTCGGTGCGCGGGGACCAGCCGCCCGGGTGCAGCGGGTCGATGGTGTCGTTCCAGGAGAGCACGCCGTCGAACCGGTCGCGCAGCGACGCGAAGCCGGGCATCGCGTCCAGTGCGGGAGTGGTCTCCGGGATCGCCGCGTTGTTGCTGACCAGCAGCAGCCGCCGGTCGGCGGCGTCGAAGCAGCCGCTGTCGAGCGCGGCGGCCAGGGTGGCGGCGCCGTACAGCGTGGAGGCGTAGAAGATCTGCGTCGTACGGGGCGTACCGGGGGCGCTGATCTCAGGAGCGGCGGTCGACGTCACGCTGCGGCCTCCGTCGTCAGCGGGGCCGGACGGCGGCGCAGCCGCCGCAGCCGCGAGGCGCGCGCGGTGTCCATCGAGTCGAGCGCGTCGCTCAGCAGATCCTGCGGCATCCGTTTCAGCGCGGCCGCGCTGAGCGTCCGCAATTTACGTGCCACAGCTGGTTCGAACCTTTCGATGGAGCCCAAGTGGTGCGAAATAATGGCGCAATAGGTGCGCACGGCCTTGGGAAGAAGGAGATCGGCTTCCGGGTCTTTCGATGTGTCGTCGATAACCTGGTCGAATGCGCGGATGAAATCGAGCTGGCGCACATCGCCGATCTGTGTGAGGGACGAGGCGACACCGCGCCGGTAGAACATTCCCAGCAGCCCGAGTACGGCGAATGACTCCGCTTCCCTGTGCAGCCGCCAGATCCACGGGCGGTCCTCGGCGGTGCGCAGCCCGTGGGTGAAGTGCAGCAGCCCGCGGTCCAGCAGCCTGCGGTGGTACATACCGGCCCAGGCGTACGCGTAGTCGACCGGGGTGGAGCGGTCGGCGGGCAGAATCACCTCGCGCGGAGCGGTCACCTCGCCGCGCCTGCCGTACGGGACCCGGTGGACCGTACGGGTGCTGCCCGTGCACTGCACATGGTCGGTGCGGACGAAGTCGCAGCCCAGCGCCTCCATGCCGGCGAGCAGCCGCTCGTAGTACCCGGGAGCGAGCCAGTCGTCGCCGTCCAGGAAGGTGATGTATTCGCCGCTCGCCGCGTCGAG
This genomic interval carries:
- a CDS encoding alpha-2,8-polysialyltransferase family protein, coding for MTSTAAPEISAPGTPRTTQIFYASTLYGAATLAAALDSGCFDAADRRLLLVSNNAAIPETTPALDAMPGFASLRDRFDGVLSWNDTIDPLHPGGWSPRTDDIPLWERQLRLLWDLGDDRIELAVESVQVNPAQALALLFQDAPVTVYADGLMSYGPTRNKIDPLIGTRIRRLLHLDLVPGLKPLLLAEFGVEPEIVPDAAFRKVLGELAASATGLPECAEPPALLLGQYLSALEILTPQEEEDLHVRMLRGAVARGHRTVVFKPHPTAPARWSRLLEQEAERLGAELTVVTEPLLAETLYERTRPALVVGCFSTALLTASAFYGIPVARTGTELLLDRLAPYQNSNRVPVTVVDALLPGLEEPGATTGTAPAGDLPGLVAAVGFAMQPQLRPDLRPAAEAYLSRHLDAHTWRYFKRRRLTVLGLPGALPAQLAFIPRNATVRRVARRARSLKRVALG
- a CDS encoding glycosyltransferase family 2 protein; protein product: MVKLSVIVPFYNVQTYAPDTLRSLRANARDDFEFLLVDDCSTDGTPEILERAERELPGAVLLRHRENGGLATARNTGLDAASGEYITFLDGDDWLAPGYYERLLAGMEALGCDFVRTDHVQCTGSTRTVHRVPYGRRGEVTAPREVILPADRSTPVDYAYAWAGMYHRRLLDRGLLHFTHGLRTAEDRPWIWRLHREAESFAVLGLLGMFYRRGVASSLTQIGDVRQLDFIRAFDQVIDDTSKDPEADLLLPKAVRTYCAIISHHLGSIERFEPAVARKLRTLSAAALKRMPQDLLSDALDSMDTARASRLRRLRRRPAPLTTEAAA